From the Oncorhynchus nerka isolate Pitt River linkage group LG20, Oner_Uvic_2.0, whole genome shotgun sequence genome, one window contains:
- the LOC115102640 gene encoding mitogen-activated protein kinase 14A-like: MESPVKTGFHRLEIKKTTWDVPEQYIALKAVGSGAYGTVCSAIDQQTKEKVAIKKLYRPFQSLIHAQRAYRELRLLRHIQHDNVISLLNVFTPDFSLEKFQTFYMVMPFVAQDLGRIMKSRRLTDRIIVYLFYQLLRGLKYIHSAGIIHRDLKPGNLAVNENCELKILDFGLARHAESEMTGYVVTRWYRSPEVIFNWMHYSQSVDLWSAGCILAEMITGQVLFPGSDSIDQLKKILNVTGTPPSSLVQKMQSKDARSYVQSLPVQKKKNFKEVFPSFHVNAVNLLENVLLLDPETRMTAKEGLSHPYLAEFHDPESEPDSPTYDDSFESLELDVGEWSSLIHMEIMAFDPSNPSATAL, encoded by the exons ATGGAATCGCCTGTGAAGACAGGTTTCCATAGACTGGAGATAAAGAAAACAACATGGGATGTTCCAGAGCAATATATCGCGCTGAAAGCAGTTGGCTCGGGCGCTTACGGGACAGTATG TTCTGCTATTGACCAGCAGACTAAGGAGAAGGTGGCCATAAAGAAGCTCTATCGTCCCTTTCAGTCCCTAATCCACGCTCAACGGGCCTACCGTGAACTAAGACTGTTACGCCATATCCAGCATGACAAT GTGATCAGCCTCCTCAATGTCTTCACACCTGATTTCTCCCTGGAGAAATTCCAGACGTT TTACATGGTAATGCCCTTTGTGGCTCAGGACCTCGGTCGCATCATGAAGAGCAGGAGACTGACCGATCGCATCATCGTTTACCTCTTCTACCAGCTGCTACGTGGCCTGAAG TATATCCATTCTGCAGGGATCATCCATCGG GACCTAAAACCTGGTAACCTTGCTGTGAATGAGAACTGTGAATTAAAG ATCCTGGACTTTGGTCTAGCAAGACATGCAGAGAGTGAGATGACAGGCTATGTGGTGACACGCTGGTACAGGTCACCAGAGGTCATCTTCAACTGGATGCACTATAGCCAATCAG TGGACTTGTGGTCTGCTGGCTGCATCCTGGCTGAGATGATCACAGGCCAGGTTCTTTTCCCAGGCAGTGACA GCATTGACCAGCTGAAGAAGATCCTCAACGTTACAGGAACACCACCATCCTCCCTGGTGCAGAAGATGCAGAGCAAAGAT GCTCGCTCATATGTACAGAGTCTCCCTGTCCAAAAGAAGAAAAACTTCAAGGAGGTCTTTCCCTCCTTCCATGTAAACG CGGTGAATCTACTGGAGAACGTGCTGCTGCTGGACCCAGAGACCAGGATGACGGCTAAAGAGGGCCTCTCACACCCCTACCTGGCTGAGTTCCATGACCCAGAATCTGAACCCGACTCCCCGACATACGACGACTCCTTTGAAAGCCTGGAGCTTGACGTGGGAGAGTGGAGTA GTCTGATCCACATGGAGATTATGGCTTTCGACCCCAGTAACCCCAGTGCAACTGCATTGTAG